A single region of the Schizosaccharomyces osmophilus chromosome 3, complete sequence genome encodes:
- the imt2 gene encoding mannosyltransferase Imt2 codes for MAPTRYKISIFLGFHLFLLGILVVWFRNALFMFTDDFQKDIIPSAELRYSREQIFLASKNTSVENSKLPEWLPSVFGHEPVIPKIIHQTWKTDTVPEKWKAAQESCISMHPNYQYILWTDEMSRNFIAEHYSWFLKYFDAYPYNVQRADAIRYFVLFHYGGIYIDLDDGCRQSLDSLLYYPAVFRRTDPVGISNDVMGTVPGHPFFSFILSNLARNAKSYVFPYPTIMFSTGPLSISFLWERYQNLLPRDSSASARIRILLEQDYKFSNQSYFTFYEGSSWHDKDASLILWANKHILGLISTGFIAYFLLSYSVFSILLDSRIYERCFFSRQHKVALPLSEQEDV; via the coding sequence ATGGCACCGACCCGCTACAAAATTAGTATCTTTTTGGGTTTTcatctctttcttcttggaATCCTCGTTGTTTGGTTTCGCAACGCGCTCTTTATGTTTACGGATGATTTCCAAAAGGACATCATTCCTTCTGCCGAGCTTCGATACTCAAGAGAACagatttttcttgcttCTAAAAACACGTCTGTAGAGAATTCCAAACTTCCAGAATGGCTCCCATCTGTTTTTGGACATGAACCCGTAATTCCTAAAATTATTCACCAAACATGGAAGACAGATACAGTGCCTGAAAAATGGAAAGCTGCCCAAGAGAGTTGCATATCTATGCATCCTAACTATCAATATATTTTATGGACTGACGAAATGTCCAGAAATTTCATTGCTGAACATTATTCATGGTTTCTCAAGTACTTTGACGCTTATCCCTATAACGTGCAGCGCGCAGACGCAATTCGTTACTTCGTGCTTTTTCATTATGGAGGCATCTACATCGACCTTGATGATGGCTGCCGACAGTCCCTCGATAGCCTATTGTACTATCCTGCTGTCTTTCGTAGGACCGACCCAGTAGGCATCTCCAATGATGTTATGGGCACTGTTCCTGgtcatccttttttttcttttattttaagCAACCTAGCGCGCAATGCAAAGTCTTATGTCTTTCCATATCCGACCATTATGTTTAGCACAGGTCCGCTGTCCATCAGCTTTCTTTGGGAACGTTATCAAAACCTATTACCGAGAGACAGTTCCGCATCTGCAAGAATACGTATTCTCTTGGAACAAGATTACAAGTTCTCCAACCAATCTTACTTCACTTTTTATGAAGGCTCTTCCTGGCACGACAAAGATGCCTCCTTAATTTTATGGGCTAACAAACATATCTTGGGTTTGATTTCCACTGGCTTCATTGcttatttccttctttcatATTCCGTTTTTTCCATACTCCTTGATAGTCGTATTTACGAACGATGCTTTTTCTCTCGCCAACACAAAGTTGCGCTGCCACTTTCAGAACAAGAAGACGTCTAA
- the mpg1 gene encoding mannose-1-phosphate guanyltransferase Mpg1, with product MKALILVGGFGTRLRPLTLTLPKPLVEFGNRPMILHQVEALAAAGVTDIVLAVNYRPEIMVQALKKYEEEYKVRITFSVENEPLGTAGPLALAREILGKDNTPFFVLNSDVICEYPFGDLANFHKAHGAEGTIVVTKVEDPSKYGVVVHYPNSESLIERFVEKPSEFVSNRINAGIYILNPSVLDRIQPRPTSIEKEVFPAMVKDKQLHSFDLESYWMDVGQPKDYLTGSCLYLSSVRKHKPEMLAPAGPSIIGNVLIDASATIGKNCKIGPNVVIGPNVSIGDGVRLQRCAILKSSRVRDHAWVKSTIVGWNSTLGSWSRLENVSVLGDDVVVNDEIYVNGGSILPHKSISANIEVPGTIVM from the coding sequence ATGAAGGCACTGATTCTCGTCGGCGGTTTTGGTACTCGTCTCCGTCCTTTGACCTTGACTTTGCCAAAGCCTTTGGTTGAATTTGGCAACCGTCCCATGATTCTCCATCAAGTCGAAGCCTTAGCCGCTGCTGGTGTCACCGACATTGTCTTGGCAGTGAACTACCGCCCTGAAATCATGGTTCAAGCTCTTAAGAAGTACGAAGAAGAATACAAGGTCAGAATTACCTTTTCCGTGGAGAATGAGCCCTTGGGCACCGCTGGCCCTCTTGCTCTTGCTCGTGAAATCCTTGGCAAAGACAATActcctttctttgttttgaaCAGTGATGTCATCTGCGAGTATCCTTTTGGTGATTTGGCCAACTTCCACAAAGCCCATGGTGCCGAAGGTACTATTGTTGTAACCAAGGTTGAGGACCCCTCCAAATATGGTGTCGTTGTTCACTATCCCAACTCGGAGTCCTTAATAGAGCGCTTTGTTGAGAAACCTTCTGAATTTGTTTCCAACAGAATCAATGCCGGTATCTACATTCTCAACCCTTCCGTCCTTGACCGCATCCAGCCTCGCCCTACTTCCATCGAAAAGGAGGTTTTCCCTGCCATGGTTAAAGACAAGCAGTTGCACTCTTTTGATTTAGAAAGTTACTGGATGGACGTTGGTCAACCCAAGGACTATCTTACTGGTAGTTGCCTTTATTTGTCCTCTGTGAGAAAGCACAAGCCTGAGATGTTAGCCCCTGCTGGCCCTTCCATTATTGGCAATGTCTTGATTGACGCTTCTGCCACCATTGGCAAAAACTGCAAAATTGGCCCTAACGTCGTTATCGGTCCTAATGTTTCGATCGGTGACGGTGTTCGCCTTCAACGTTGCGCTATCCTCAAGTCATCCCGCGTACGCGACCATGCCTGGGTGAAGAGCACCATTGTCGGATGGAACTCTACCCTTGGATCATGGAGCCGTTTAGAAAATGTTTCTGTTTTGGGTGACGACGTTGTCGTCAATGATGAAATCTATGTTAATGGCGGTAGCATTTTACCCCACAAGAGCATTAGCGCCAATATTGAAGTCCCTGGTACCATTGTTATGTAA
- the cue3 gene encoding CUE domain protein Cue3, ASCC2-like protein, activating signal cointegrator 1 complex — MEQHVGPLEASLVRQLLSTKEDAWKNLAPAVVELVTVQMDQIWQQTGSLQLHRNEQDEIRLLYLLHRCLKTHKVTPKTIMQVCACFLTSSDTVKNLAWSFCKDSDSDGMALQFTQYFQRFETIFSIDLCRLFTVWTAVHCMTSSVYYPALLDLLPILSKVVQQNIDNPNNVAEMEKEFWLKRLVQHCLYHASDSSLLFYLEMFLDSHELQQCLAVILEDHTLLKRVKDNGNPEIRMMLDNALKHYRQAQAKQASAVSRDTSNTFGVDSNDIQNLVELFPQLTIEEAGDYLAHNNGQMDLACEAILTNSTVDASSSSSHPSAPSAPLKLNDTVKAVIPNRDTSSSNVQSSQEQERLDLLNIDPENIYVNKKPEDADFWKSSASSNQKARIFDLLALAEDDEYDDTYDNTDAVVPVDPGVQDDNPEAAPNIAHDYQRYINQVLLSAFERDPMLFEQSARKTKERADLIKQVDNAMTHEQIEGWRRMFTKDTKFASLIKREVQFETGNQNAGSLNRSKYRKSNDKTEETVEKPSTARPSRPPPNPALAKKKYVRRKPTKSSNEKK, encoded by the coding sequence ATGGAACAACATGTGGGTCCCTTAGAAGCAAGCCTTGTGCGGCAATTACTGAGCACAAAAGAAGATGCCTGGAAAAATTTAGCGCCCGCGGTTGTCGAATTGGTGACCGTACAGATGGACCAAATCTGGCAGCAAACAGGAAGCCTTCAACTCCATAGAAATGAGCAGGACGAAATACGCTTACTCTATCTCTTACATCGTTGTCTAAAGACACATAAAGTAACCCCAAAAACAATCATGCAGGTCTGCGCATGCTTTCTCACCTCCAGCGACACCGTCAAGAACCTTGCTTGGTCGTTTTGTAAGGACTCTGACTCGGATGGAATGGCTTTGCAGTTTACACAGTACTTTCAAAGATTTGAAACTATCTTCTCCATTGACCTTTGCCGTCTCTTTACCGTTTGGACTGCAGTGCATTGCATGACCTCCTCTGTATATTATCCCGCCTTACTCGACCTCTTACCCATTCTTTCCAAAGTTGTCCAACAAAACATAGATAATCCTAATAATGTTGCAGAGATGGAAAAGGAGTTTTGGCTAAAGCGCCTTGTTCAGCATTGCCTTTACCATGCTTCCGATTCATCTTTACTCTTCTACctagaaatgtttttagATTCCCATGAACTGCAACAGTGTCTTGCCGTCATCTTGGAGGATCACACACTTTTGAAGCGCGTTAAGGATAACGGCAACCCTGAAATCCGCATGATGCTGGACAACGCCCTTAAGCATTACAGACAAGCACAAGCGAAACAAGCTTCTGCTGTCTCCCGTGACACTTCTAATACTTTTGGCGTCGACTCAAATGACATTCAGAATCTTGTCGAACTTTTCCCTCAACTGACCATAGAAGAAGCTGGTGACTATTTAGCCCACAACAATGGTCAAATGGACCTGGCTTGTGAAGCCATTTTAACCAACTCGACTGTTGATGCatcctcttcttcctctcATCCTTCTGCACCTTCTGCACCTTTGAAACTAAATGATACTGTCAAAGCAGTCATCCCCAACCGTGATACTTCCTCTTCTAATGTACAATCTTCCCAAGAGCAAGAGCGCTTAGATCTTTTAAATATTGATCCAGAGAATATTTAcgtaaacaagaaaccaGAAGATGCCGATTTCTGGAAGTCTTCTGCTTCCAGCAACCAAAAAGCGAGAATTTTTGACTTGCTTGCTTTGGCTGAAGATGATGAGTATGATGATACATACGATAACACAGATGCAGTTGTGCCCGTGGATCCTGGTGTTCAGGACGATAATCCAGAAGCAGCTCCCAATATTGCCCACGACTACCAGCGCTATATCAATCAAGTGCTTTTGAGTGCTTTTGAGAGAGATCCCATGCTTTTTGAACAAAGCGctagaaaaacaaaagaacgTGCGGATCTTATCAAGCAAGTCGATAATGCTATGACTCATGAACAAATTGAAGGTTGGCGTCGTATGTTCACCAAAGATACCAAGTTTGCGTCTCTCATCAAACGTGAAGTCCAGTTTGAAACTGGAAACCAAAACGCTGGGTCTCTCAACCGCTCCAAATACCGAAAATCAAATGACAAGACCGAAGAAACTGTCGAGAAACCGTCCACCGCTAGACCTTCAAGACCTCCTCCCAACCCAGCATTggcaaaaaagaaatatgtTCGACGAAAACCAACTAAATCGtctaatgaaaaaaaataa